The following are from one region of the Bacteroidia bacterium genome:
- a CDS encoding DUF4286 family protein, protein MVVYSVHIEVEPDTENTWLKWMMEKHIPDVMNVGIFTHRTVIKLHIENSCQYRIDYFTDSLEKYQEYQQKYAKNLQQEHLLLFGHKTKVHSRTVGTIL, encoded by the coding sequence ATGGTAGTTTATTCTGTACATATTGAAGTAGAACCTGACACAGAAAATACTTGGCTAAAATGGATGATGGAAAAACATATCCCTGACGTGATGAATGTAGGTATATTTACACATCGGACAGTTATTAAGCTGCACATTGAAAACAGTTGCCAGTATCGGATTGACTATTTTACTGATAGCCTTGAAAAGTATCAAGAATATCAACAGAAATACGCCAAAAACTTACAGCAAGAGCATTTATTGCTTTTTGGGCACAAAACAAAGGTTCACAGCCGTACTGTAGGGACTATTTTATAG
- a CDS encoding transketolase family protein: MELKDTRSGFGAALELLGEQNSKVVGLCADLTGSLMMTAFKNKFPERFFQAGVAEANMIGVAAGLATQGKIPFAATFANFATGRVFDQIRQSVAYSYKNVKICASHAGLTLGEDGATHQILEDIGLMRMLPNMTVINPADYNQTYLATLAIAEYYGPVYLRFGRPKVPVFTDINAKFEIGKAVCFKPGKDVSIFATGHLLYKALQAASILAQQGIDAEVINVHTIKPLDEEMILDSVSKTKRVVSAEEHQKNGGLGDAIAQLLVQRMPVRMKMVAVEDKFGESGTPEQLLQKYGLTENDIVKAVQALVF, translated from the coding sequence ATGGAACTAAAAGATACACGTTCGGGCTTTGGAGCGGCTTTGGAACTTTTAGGTGAGCAGAATAGCAAAGTAGTAGGTTTGTGTGCAGATTTGACAGGTTCTTTAATGATGACAGCTTTTAAGAACAAGTTTCCTGAGCGTTTTTTTCAAGCAGGGGTTGCTGAAGCGAATATGATAGGTGTAGCTGCGGGTTTAGCTACGCAAGGCAAAATTCCTTTTGCTGCGACTTTTGCCAATTTTGCCACGGGGCGAGTGTTTGACCAGATTCGCCAATCAGTGGCTTATTCATACAAAAATGTTAAAATTTGTGCTTCGCATGCAGGATTAACCTTAGGCGAAGATGGGGCTACTCATCAAATTTTAGAAGATATTGGATTGATGCGCATGCTTCCGAATATGACAGTGATTAACCCAGCAGACTACAATCAAACCTACTTGGCTACACTTGCTATTGCGGAATATTATGGACCGGTGTATTTACGCTTTGGTAGACCAAAAGTTCCTGTTTTTACAGACATCAACGCAAAATTTGAAATTGGTAAAGCTGTATGCTTCAAACCAGGTAAAGATGTTTCTATTTTTGCTACGGGACACTTGCTGTATAAGGCACTACAAGCTGCATCGATATTAGCACAGCAAGGTATTGATGCAGAAGTAATCAATGTGCATACTATCAAGCCGTTAGACGAAGAAATGATTTTAGACTCTGTGTCCAAAACTAAGCGAGTGGTTAGTGCGGAGGAGCATCAAAAAAACGGGGGTTTAGGGGATGCAATTGCTCAACTATTAGTCCAAAGAATGCCTGTACGTATGAAGATGGTAGCTGTGGAAGATAAATTTGGAGAAAGTGGAACCCCTGAACAGCTTTTACAAAAGTACGGTTTAACCGAGAATGATATTGTAAAAGCTGTGCAAGCGCTTGTTTTTTAG
- a CDS encoding sigma-70 family RNA polymerase sigma factor, with protein sequence MRQLKISKQITNRESQSLDKYLQEIGKVDLLTPDEEVELAQRIREGDQAALEKLTKANLRFVVSVAKQYQNQGLSLGDLINEGNLGLIKAAKRFDETRGFKFISYAVWWIRQSILQALAEQSRIVRLPLNRVGALNKIGKAFSQLEQEFEREPSPHELAEVLDLTAEEVADTLKISGRHISMDAPFVQGEENRLLDVLENEETPRPDHVLIAESLRAEVERALEMLTEREAEVIRLYFGIGIEHSLTLEEIGERFNLTRERVRQIKEKAIRRLKHTSRSRALKAYLG encoded by the coding sequence ATGCGTCAACTAAAAATCAGCAAGCAGATAACCAACAGGGAATCCCAATCTTTAGACAAGTATTTGCAAGAAATCGGGAAAGTAGATTTACTTACTCCCGATGAGGAAGTAGAGTTAGCCCAAAGAATTCGTGAGGGCGATCAAGCTGCTTTGGAAAAACTCACGAAGGCTAACTTGAGGTTTGTAGTATCAGTGGCAAAGCAGTATCAAAATCAGGGGCTCTCGTTGGGCGACCTAATAAATGAAGGCAATTTAGGTCTTATTAAAGCAGCTAAACGTTTTGATGAGACACGTGGGTTCAAGTTCATTTCTTATGCAGTATGGTGGATAAGGCAATCTATCTTGCAAGCTTTGGCTGAACAATCTCGGATTGTGCGGTTGCCGCTCAACCGAGTAGGCGCATTGAATAAAATTGGAAAGGCTTTCTCTCAGTTAGAACAAGAATTTGAGAGAGAACCTTCTCCACATGAATTAGCAGAGGTATTAGACTTAACTGCGGAAGAAGTTGCGGATACGCTCAAAATATCAGGTAGACACATTTCAATGGACGCCCCTTTTGTACAAGGGGAAGAAAATCGTTTATTGGATGTATTAGAAAATGAAGAAACTCCCCGCCCTGACCATGTATTGATTGCGGAAAGCTTACGCGCAGAAGTAGAAAGAGCCTTAGAGATGCTTACGGAAAGAGAAGCAGAGGTCATTCGGTTGTACTTCGGCATCGGAATAGAACACTCTTTGACTCTAGAAGAAATAGGAGAGAGGTTTAACTTAACTCGTGAACGAGTGCGTCAGATTAAAGAAAAAGCAATCCGTAGGTTGAAGCATACTTCAAGGAGCAGAGCGCTGAAGGCGTACCTAGGGTAA
- a CDS encoding LD-carboxypeptidase encodes MYKLSFLQNMTIPPYLKVGDTVALVAPAKKISADLIENAIHILQSWGLNVQLGKNVQNEYYWFAGTDTERAQDLQEALNSPQAKAIIALRGGYGTSRIIEQLDFSTFIHHPKWVVGFSDITILHAKISQFNITSIHGTMPILFDEANDPISLQTLRAALFGELSTYTIPSHAQNRKGAAKGKLVGGNLSLLHAAIGTSYDLDTTNKILFIEDIDEYAYHIDRMMIHLKHAGKLDKIVGLIVGYMTNIKESEEKFFGKDAYQIIAEIVSEYSYPVCFGFPAGHEPNNYALYLNREVYLEIDSQKVILKWT; translated from the coding sequence TTGTATAAACTTTCTTTTCTACAAAATATGACGATACCACCTTATTTGAAAGTAGGAGACACAGTGGCTTTGGTTGCACCTGCAAAAAAAATATCCGCTGATTTGATTGAGAATGCGATACATATCCTTCAAAGTTGGGGATTAAACGTGCAGCTAGGAAAGAACGTTCAAAACGAATATTATTGGTTTGCAGGAACAGATACTGAACGAGCACAAGATTTACAAGAGGCTCTAAACAGCCCACAAGCTAAAGCAATTATTGCACTCAGAGGGGGTTATGGTACAAGTAGAATCATTGAGCAATTAGATTTTTCTACATTTATACATCATCCTAAATGGGTAGTAGGATTTAGCGATATTACTATTTTACATGCTAAAATAAGCCAATTCAACATAACATCTATTCATGGCACAATGCCTATTTTATTCGATGAAGCTAATGACCCTATTAGTCTGCAAACGTTGAGAGCTGCTTTGTTTGGAGAACTTAGTACTTACACAATACCTTCTCACGCTCAAAATAGAAAAGGAGCTGCCAAAGGAAAATTAGTAGGAGGTAATCTCAGTCTGCTACACGCTGCTATTGGTACTAGCTATGACTTGGACACAACAAATAAAATTCTCTTCATAGAAGACATTGATGAGTATGCTTATCACATAGACCGCATGATGATACACCTCAAGCACGCAGGTAAGTTGGATAAAATAGTAGGTTTAATTGTAGGGTACATGACAAACATCAAGGAAAGTGAGGAGAAATTTTTTGGCAAGGACGCTTATCAAATCATTGCGGAGATTGTGTCAGAGTATAGCTATCCTGTATGCTTTGGCTTTCCAGCAGGACACGAACCTAATAATTATGCTTTGTACTTAAATAGAGAAGTTTATTTAGAAATTGATAGTCAAAAAGTTATACTTAAATGGACATAA
- a CDS encoding heavy-metal-associated domain-containing protein has protein sequence MKVLHIIITILIPLFYFACTSQGKNMREVLNSTEDNSKNPYKKDMFTVYVKCQQSAFNVQKILSEQEGVIKAECNLNTMVATVEYDTTKTNLLKLMKAVAEGGYDAGEIKANPKAKHLTPFCCQNRK, from the coding sequence ATGAAAGTACTACACATAATAATCACTATCCTCATACCGTTGTTTTACTTTGCTTGTACTTCACAGGGTAAAAACATGCGAGAAGTACTAAATTCCACAGAAGATAACTCCAAGAATCCTTACAAGAAAGACATGTTTACAGTATATGTTAAATGCCAGCAGTCTGCTTTTAATGTACAAAAGATACTTAGCGAACAAGAAGGAGTGATAAAAGCAGAATGTAATCTTAATACAATGGTAGCTACTGTGGAGTATGATACAACAAAAACTAATCTTTTGAAACTCATGAAGGCAGTAGCCGAAGGGGGATATGATGCTGGCGAAATAAAAGCTAATCCAAAAGCCAAGCATCTAACTCCTTTTTGCTGTCAAAATCGCAAATAG
- the glmS gene encoding glutamine--fructose-6-phosphate transaminase (isomerizing) — MCGIVAYIGNKQAYPIVIKGLKRLEYRGYDSAGIAILNGRMQIYKRKGKVSELEAYIEELLKGKIVEGTIGMGHTRWATHGEPNDINAHPHTSQRKDFAIIHNGIIENYETLKQQLIKLGHHFESETDTEVLAHLIEEYMYQNNLTLDEAVRMALNNVVGAYGIVVMSEKYPDMLIGARKGSPLVLGIGEKEYMLASDATPIVEITRRVVYLNDGEMVIAKRDGFTLKTIDNVVKTPFVQYLELELEELEKGGYEHFMLKEIFEQPTSISNCIRGRINPNSDYIHLGGIAQYIDQIAQAQRIIIVGCGTSWHAGLVGEYIIEDLTRIPVEVEYASEFRYRNPIIHPNDVVIAISQSGETADTLAAIQLAKSKGALILGICNVVGSSIPRITDAGIYTHAGPEIGVASTKAFTAQVTALIQLALKIAQKRGINRERVISLLKGLTQIPQHIQTILRQNEKIKEIAAIFKDATNFLYLGRGYNFPVALEGALKLKEISYIHAEGYPAAEMKHGPIALIDENMPVVFIATKDSSYEKIINNIMEVKARKGRVIAIVTEHDVQASKLAEFTIQIPEVDELLTPILSVIPLQLLSYHIAVMRGCNVDQPRNLAKSVTVE; from the coding sequence ATGTGTGGCATAGTAGCATATATTGGAAATAAACAAGCCTACCCAATAGTCATAAAAGGACTCAAACGTTTAGAATACAGGGGGTATGACTCTGCAGGTATAGCTATTCTTAATGGCAGAATGCAAATCTACAAACGAAAGGGGAAAGTTTCTGAATTAGAAGCATACATTGAAGAACTTCTCAAAGGTAAGATAGTAGAGGGTACTATTGGAATGGGACACACTCGTTGGGCTACACACGGAGAACCGAACGATATAAATGCACACCCCCATACCTCACAAAGAAAAGACTTTGCTATTATTCATAACGGAATCATTGAAAACTATGAAACCTTAAAACAACAGCTGATTAAGTTAGGACATCATTTTGAAAGCGAAACTGATACCGAAGTTTTAGCCCATTTGATAGAAGAGTACATGTATCAAAATAATTTGACATTAGATGAAGCAGTAAGAATGGCACTTAATAACGTAGTAGGTGCTTATGGAATTGTAGTGATGTCCGAGAAGTATCCAGATATGTTGATTGGGGCTAGAAAAGGCAGTCCTTTGGTATTAGGTATAGGAGAAAAAGAATATATGTTAGCTTCGGATGCTACCCCTATTGTAGAAATTACTCGCAGAGTAGTTTATTTGAATGATGGGGAAATGGTTATTGCTAAGAGAGATGGTTTTACTTTGAAAACTATTGATAACGTTGTTAAAACTCCGTTTGTGCAGTATTTGGAGTTAGAGTTAGAGGAGTTGGAAAAGGGGGGCTATGAACATTTTATGCTTAAAGAAATTTTTGAACAACCTACTTCTATTAGCAACTGTATTAGGGGCAGAATAAATCCTAACAGCGATTATATTCATTTGGGGGGTATTGCCCAATATATAGACCAAATTGCACAGGCGCAGCGAATAATCATCGTGGGCTGCGGCACATCTTGGCATGCAGGGTTAGTAGGAGAATACATTATAGAAGACCTTACTCGTATTCCCGTTGAAGTAGAGTATGCCTCGGAATTTAGATATCGTAATCCCATTATTCATCCAAATGATGTGGTTATTGCTATTAGTCAAAGTGGAGAAACGGCAGATACTCTGGCAGCTATTCAATTAGCTAAAAGTAAGGGTGCTCTTATTCTGGGTATCTGTAATGTGGTAGGTTCAAGTATTCCACGCATTACCGATGCAGGTATATATACACATGCAGGACCTGAAATAGGCGTTGCTTCTACCAAAGCTTTTACAGCGCAAGTTACCGCTTTGATACAATTAGCCTTAAAAATTGCTCAAAAACGAGGTATAAACAGAGAAAGGGTAATTTCCCTATTAAAAGGATTAACCCAAATTCCACAGCATATTCAAACTATCTTGAGACAAAATGAAAAAATAAAAGAGATTGCCGCAATATTTAAAGACGCCACTAATTTTCTCTATCTTGGACGCGGCTACAATTTTCCTGTGGCTTTAGAAGGTGCACTTAAGCTCAAAGAAATTAGTTACATTCATGCAGAAGGATATCCTGCCGCAGAAATGAAACATGGACCTATTGCCCTTATTGACGAAAACATGCCTGTAGTCTTTATCGCTACCAAAGATAGCTCTTATGAAAAAATCATCAACAATATCATGGAAGTCAAAGCTAGAAAAGGTAGAGTAATTGCCATTGTTACAGAACACGATGTACAAGCAAGTAAACTAGCTGAATTTACAATCCAAATTCCTGAAGTAGATGAATTACTAACTCCTATTTTGTCTGTTATTCCTTTACAGTTACTTTCTTATCATATCGCAGTTATGCGAGGGTGCAACGTTGACCAACCTCGAAACTTGGCAAAATCTGTTACTGTTGAGTAA
- a CDS encoding O-antigen ligase family protein, with product MIFAIAILGILWTRQEAWAFLPLAFHVFLLGLTNYQWTYAVVILSIPLSVDVFILDETISISVPAEPILVLLMFMFFVKSLLNPQADLALWSHPITNWIIVGWIWTLVCTLFSTHILVSVKATIMKTWTITVFFFVTYYVLKKWKQLPNIWLLYIIPLTFVVIYALFRHFQKGLTFYWSSFVMSPFYKNHVNYGTAVAAVLPFLLVGIFARSWIRWICLTLFILFCTAVVFTYTRATYIAVLLLPVTILLYYLRLIRISVWLVLIAATFLTTYLLYDNNYLSFAHGEKYTEWHKNSFQKQISATIKLKDVSSVERLYRWIAAYNMIQDRPVVGFGAGTFIFEYKGYTNAFFRTEVSSNIENSGLHSQFIGAFVEGGIIGGILFIGLVITALFRSQKIFQKASKTKKLWALATGCSLIILLLHLLINDLLEVDEIGSLFYINLAALVYLDIHKD from the coding sequence TTGATATTTGCAATTGCTATTCTGGGTATTTTATGGACAAGGCAAGAAGCATGGGCATTTTTACCCTTAGCATTCCACGTATTTCTGCTTGGACTAACTAACTATCAATGGACGTATGCGGTAGTCATATTGAGTATTCCCTTATCTGTAGATGTTTTTATTTTAGATGAAACTATTAGTATTAGTGTCCCTGCTGAACCTATTCTTGTTCTTTTAATGTTCATGTTTTTTGTCAAGAGCTTGCTTAATCCACAAGCAGACCTTGCTTTGTGGTCCCATCCTATTACAAATTGGATTATAGTAGGTTGGATATGGACACTGGTGTGTACACTCTTTTCTACGCATATTCTTGTATCTGTTAAAGCAACTATCATGAAAACATGGACAATTACTGTATTTTTTTTTGTTACTTATTATGTACTTAAAAAATGGAAACAACTGCCTAATATATGGCTATTGTATATAATTCCTTTAACTTTTGTTGTCATTTATGCTCTATTTAGACATTTTCAAAAAGGTTTGACCTTTTATTGGAGCAGTTTTGTGATGTCGCCTTTTTATAAAAATCATGTTAACTATGGCACAGCTGTGGCTGCGGTTTTGCCTTTTTTATTAGTGGGAATTTTTGCCCGCTCGTGGATAAGATGGATTTGTTTAACACTCTTTATTTTATTTTGTACTGCTGTTGTATTTACTTACACAAGAGCTACATATATTGCTGTGTTACTTTTGCCTGTAACCATCTTATTGTACTATTTGAGATTGATACGGATAAGTGTTTGGCTTGTTTTAATTGCTGCAACTTTTTTAACTACGTACTTGCTTTACGACAATAACTATCTCAGTTTTGCTCATGGGGAGAAGTATACAGAATGGCATAAAAACAGTTTTCAAAAACAGATAAGCGCTACTATTAAGCTTAAAGATGTTTCATCAGTAGAACGTTTATATCGTTGGATAGCAGCGTACAACATGATTCAAGATCGCCCTGTTGTAGGTTTTGGAGCGGGGACGTTCATTTTTGAGTACAAAGGTTACACTAATGCATTTTTTAGAACAGAGGTCAGTTCAAATATAGAAAATTCAGGTCTGCACTCTCAATTTATTGGTGCGTTTGTAGAAGGAGGAATTATAGGAGGAATTTTATTTATAGGTTTGGTCATAACGGCTTTGTTTCGTTCGCAAAAAATTTTTCAAAAAGCATCAAAAACAAAAAAATTGTGGGCGCTAGCTACAGGTTGCAGCCTTATTATTCTTTTGCTTCACTTGCTTATCAATGACCTATTAGAAGTAGATGAAATTGGGTCTTTATTTTACATTAACCTTGCAGCGTTAGTTTATTTAGATATCCATAAGGATTAA
- a CDS encoding ABC transporter permease subunit, producing the protein MRNIWIIFEKEIHSFFSSLIAYVVMIVFLGIVGFFVWIAPGNTLQVGAANLQVFFTFAPLAFMFLVPAITMRAIAEEKKTGTFEFLMTRPISEYQILLGKFLAASTLTVLCILPTLIYLFTVEQYALPKGNIDWGAAYGAYVGLTLIGISFCALGILSSALTDNQIVAFIIGFFLCFFWFKGFGLIADLFTHQVRVHDFIDALGIENHYVSMSRGVIDFRDVFYFVSFSVACILISKTLIEIRK; encoded by the coding sequence ATGCGTAATATCTGGATTATTTTTGAAAAAGAAATTCATTCATTCTTCAGTTCTTTGATTGCTTATGTAGTTATGATTGTTTTTCTTGGTATAGTAGGTTTTTTTGTTTGGATAGCACCAGGTAATACGCTACAAGTAGGGGCAGCTAATTTGCAAGTATTTTTCACTTTTGCACCTTTGGCGTTTATGTTTTTAGTTCCTGCTATTACCATGCGGGCTATTGCAGAAGAGAAAAAAACGGGCACTTTTGAATTCCTTATGACCCGACCTATTTCAGAATATCAAATTCTTTTAGGAAAATTTTTGGCTGCATCTACGCTTACTGTACTTTGTATTTTGCCTACTCTCATCTACCTATTTACTGTTGAACAGTACGCTCTTCCCAAAGGAAACATAGACTGGGGAGCTGCTTATGGTGCTTACGTAGGTCTAACTCTTATTGGTATTTCCTTCTGTGCTTTAGGGATATTATCTTCTGCTCTTACAGATAATCAAATTGTGGCTTTTATTATAGGATTTTTTTTATGTTTCTTTTGGTTCAAAGGTTTTGGTCTGATAGCCGATTTATTTACACATCAAGTCAGAGTTCATGACTTTATTGATGCGTTGGGGATAGAAAACCACTATGTCAGTATGAGCAGGGGTGTGATAGATTTTAGAGATGTTTTTTACTTTGTTTCTTTCTCGGTTGCCTGTATTTTAATCAGCAAAACGCTTATAGAGATAAGAAAGTAA
- a CDS encoding tetratricopeptide repeat protein encodes MSNIFGQHRVLESLQKAIQVHNQRDSTRVNYLIGIGKQIMRSDKEKSLQYALEAVQIAEELKNIPIQIKAYIHLAKSYNFQNKYTNAIEYYQKAAVLCEKILDTINLAEIYFGLATIYRFQEKYKKAEQYNYRALSILNHPKYDALRSKIYNNMGILFDRQKNYQRAIEFYEKSLQIKEKLKDSLGMSVTLANLAILYSYNSSVKNFEKARQYLERTKKISALLNNNSVVRNVYLYLGKISFEAKELDKALSYCNQAIELYKNDKPDDVYVDALITRANVLLEKNNYSRAEKESLYVLPLVHKIESKEREKELYQTLSKIYEKQGKYKEAYLYRQKESIVKDSLFAEYKRQEAGLAENDYELLQIEQMNQKLRSLNQIQQERLRKQGITIAFVVLALALASALAILLVYVNSSRNHYLKKLEERNQIISRINAELQKNNQIKDKLFSIISHDLRSPLATAKGILMILKDEPNLPEDFKVYLHQISKNLDNTFNLLDNLLKWSAAQMQNVKPNPATFSIQSLIAEIMELYSPVAQEKKIELTANVPQDYFVFADRDMLHLVLRNLVNNAIKFTPEQGKVQISVTQQGKEAVVSITDTGVGIPQKHIDKIFEGLTTRGTAAEKGTGLGLQLCKEFIQLNHGKLSVQSTENVGSMFSFTVPLSENQI; translated from the coding sequence GTGTCAAATATTTTTGGGCAGCATAGAGTATTGGAAAGCTTACAAAAAGCAATACAAGTTCATAATCAAAGAGATAGTACACGCGTTAACTACCTGATAGGTATAGGAAAGCAGATTATGCGTAGCGATAAAGAAAAAAGTTTGCAATATGCTCTTGAAGCAGTTCAAATCGCTGAGGAACTCAAAAATATCCCTATACAGATAAAAGCTTACATTCATTTAGCTAAGTCATATAATTTTCAAAACAAGTATACAAATGCCATTGAGTATTATCAAAAAGCAGCCGTTTTATGTGAAAAAATTTTAGATACCATCAATCTAGCTGAAATTTACTTTGGGTTAGCAACCATTTATCGATTTCAAGAAAAGTACAAAAAAGCAGAGCAATATAACTACCGCGCTTTGTCTATTCTTAACCATCCTAAGTATGATGCTTTACGCTCAAAAATATACAACAATATGGGTATTTTGTTTGATAGACAAAAAAATTACCAAAGAGCTATAGAATTTTATGAAAAATCCTTACAAATAAAAGAAAAATTGAAAGACAGTTTAGGTATGTCTGTTACACTAGCGAACTTGGCTATTCTGTATTCCTACAATAGCAGTGTCAAAAATTTTGAAAAGGCAAGACAGTACCTTGAAAGAACAAAAAAAATTTCAGCTTTACTTAACAATAATAGTGTTGTAAGAAATGTTTATTTATACTTGGGTAAAATTTCTTTTGAAGCAAAAGAACTAGATAAGGCATTAAGTTACTGTAACCAAGCTATTGAGTTATATAAGAATGACAAACCTGACGATGTATACGTAGATGCCCTCATCACTAGGGCTAATGTTTTGTTAGAAAAAAATAACTACAGTCGTGCAGAAAAAGAATCTCTTTATGTATTACCGCTAGTCCATAAAATAGAAAGTAAAGAGCGAGAAAAAGAGCTTTACCAGACACTCTCCAAAATTTATGAGAAACAAGGTAAGTATAAAGAAGCTTATTTATACAGGCAGAAGGAAAGTATTGTAAAAGATAGCTTATTTGCAGAATACAAAAGACAAGAAGCAGGTTTGGCAGAAAATGATTATGAACTTTTACAAATAGAACAAATGAATCAAAAGCTAAGGTCGCTTAACCAGATTCAGCAAGAACGATTACGCAAACAAGGTATTACAATTGCTTTTGTTGTATTAGCACTAGCCTTAGCTTCTGCTTTGGCTATTCTTTTAGTATATGTAAATAGTTCAAGAAATCATTATCTTAAAAAACTTGAAGAACGTAATCAAATAATTAGTCGTATCAACGCAGAGCTTCAAAAAAATAACCAAATTAAAGATAAACTTTTTTCTATCATTTCTCATGACTTACGTAGTCCTCTTGCTACTGCCAAAGGAATACTTATGATTCTTAAAGATGAACCTAACCTTCCCGAAGATTTTAAGGTTTATCTCCATCAAATCAGCAAAAATTTAGATAATACCTTTAATTTGTTAGATAATTTGCTCAAATGGTCTGCTGCTCAAATGCAGAACGTAAAACCTAATCCTGCTACTTTTTCTATTCAATCTTTAATTGCAGAGATTATGGAACTTTACAGCCCTGTTGCACAGGAGAAAAAAATTGAATTAACCGCCAATGTACCCCAAGATTACTTTGTTTTTGCTGACCGAGATATGCTGCATTTAGTTCTTCGGAATTTAGTTAATAATGCAATTAAATTTACACCTGAACAAGGTAAGGTTCAAATTTCTGTAACGCAGCAAGGTAAAGAAGCAGTTGTTTCTATCACTGATACAGGTGTAGGTATTCCACAAAAGCACATTGATAAGATATTTGAAGGCTTAACTACAAGAGGTACAGCAGCAGAAAAAGGCACAGGATTAGGCTTACAGCTGTGTAAAGAGTTTATTCAGCTCAATCATGGCAAGCTTAGCGTGCAAAGTACAGAAAACGTAGGAAGTATGTTTTCTTTTACGGTACCTTTATCGGAAAATCAAATTTGA